A stretch of DNA from Rhodococcus sp. NBC_00297:
GCCGAACAGCTGTCGGACTCTACGCTGATCATCGACTGCGGTGCCGACTTCCGGTTGACCGACGCCGCCGCCTGGGATCGCTGGTACGGCGGGGAGCACGCCGGACACTGGCCCTACGGCATGCCCGAGTTGCCCGGTGGTCGGGACGCCCTGGTCGGAGCGACGCGCATCGCGGTCCCGGGGTGCTATCCCACGGCCTCGTCGCTGGCTCTGGCGCCCGCGTTCGCTGCCGGCATGGTCGAGCCCCGCGTGACCGTGGTGGCCGTGAGCGGCACCTCCGGCGCCGGTCGCGCGGCGAAGCCGGACCTGTTGGGTTCCGAGGTCATGGGGTCGGTCCGTGCCTACGGCATCGCCGGCGCGCATCGCCACACGCCGGAGATCACGCAGAACTTGTCCGCCATCGCCGGCACCGAGGTGATCGTGTCGTTCACTCCCGTGCTGGCTCCGATGCCGCGCGGCATCCTGGCGACGTGCACCGCTCCGACGACAGTGTCAGCTTCCGAGGCGCGTGCGGTCTACGAGAAGTACTGCGCCGACGAACCTTTCCTCCACCTTCTCCCGGAGGGGCAGCTGCCGCAGACGGGTTCGGTGGTCGGGTCCAACGCGGTCCACCTGCAGGTGGCGGTCGACGAGGACGCGGGACTGCTCGTGGTCCTCGCCGCCATCGACAATCTGACGAAGGGCACCGCCGGTGCCGCGGTGCAGTCGATGAACATCGCTCTCGGACTCCCCGAGAGCGCCGGACTCTCCACGGTGGGAACAGCACCATGACCGACCACAGCCAGTCCTCTCCCGGCGCCCCCACGCGCGCTCCCGGGGTTCTCGTCCGCACACAGGGTGTGACGTCGGCAGCGGGATTCCGGGCCGCCGGGGTCGAGGCCGGTCTCCGGGCCAAGGGGGGCCTCGACGTCGCCCTCGTGGTCAACGAGGGCCCCGATCTGGCAGCGGCCGGTGTCTTCACCCTGAACAAGATCAAGGCTGCGCCCGTCCTGTGGTCGCAGCAGGTGCTGACCTCCGGTCGGCTCCGCGCCGTCGTCCTGAACTCGGGCGGCGCCAACGCCTGCACCGGTGCGCCCGGATTCCAGGACACGCACCGTACCGCCGAGCACCTCGCATCGACCCTCAGCGACTGGGGAACCGAGACGGGCGCCGGCGAGATCGCCGTGTGTTCGACCGGACTGATCGGCGACCGGTTGCCCATGGACAAGGTGCTCGGCGGTGTCACCGAGGTGGTGCACGAGCTCGCCGGAGGCATCTCGGGCGGCACCGATGCGGCCTACGCGATCATGACGACCGACACCCGGCCGAAGCAGGCCGCGATCCACCACGAGAACGGCTGGAACGTGGGCGGCATGGCCAAGGGCGCCGGCATGCTGGCGCCCTCGCTGGCGACGATGCTGTGTGTCGTCACCACGGACGCGGTGGCGAGCGCCGATCAGCTCGATCGCGCCCTCCGGCACGCGACGGCACAGTCCTTCGACCGACTCGACGTGGACGGCGCGACCTCCACGAACGACACGGTGCTGCTCCTCGCGTCCGGTGCCAGCGGCATCGAGGCGGCACAGGAGGAACTCGACGCCGCTGTCCTCGCGGTGTGCGACGACCTCGCGGATCAGCTGATGGCCGATGCGGAGGGCGTGACCAAGCGGATCATCGTCAGGGTCGGTGGTGCCGAGTCCGAACAGGACGCACTCGTGGCGGCGCGAACCATCGCACGCGATTCCCTCGTCAAGACGGCGCTGTTCGGCTCCGATCCCAACTGGGGCCGCGTTCTCGCCGCTGTGGGCATCGCGCCGGTCGCGCTCGATCCCGATCGCATCGTCGTGTCGTTCAACGGCAATCCCGTGTGCGTCGACAGCATGGGTGTGCCCGGCGCTCGTGAGGTCGATCTCTCGGCCGTCGACATCACGGTCGAGGTGGACCTCGGTGTCGGCTCCGCGTCGGCGTCGATCAGGACCACGGATCTGTCGCACGCCTACGTCGAAGAGAACTCGGCGTACTCGTCATGACGTCGTCCGAGCCCGTGTCCGCACACGACACCGCACGCATCCTCGCCGGCGCCCTCCCGTGGCTCCAGCAGTGGACGGGCAAGGTCGTCGTGGTCAAGTACGGCGGCAACGCCATGATCGACGATCGACTCAAGGCCGCGTTCGCGGCCGACATGGCGTTCCTGCGCACCGTCGGTATCCACCCGGTGGTCGTGCACGGCGGCGGTCCCCAGATCACCGCCATGCTCACTCGACTCGGACTGGTGGGGGAGTTCCGCGGCGGCTTCCGCGTGACGACGCCCGAAGTGATGGACGTCGTGCGCATGGTCCTGTTCGGGCAGGTCGGTCGCGAGCTGGTCGGACTGATCAACGCGCACGGCCCCTACGCTGTCGGCATCTCCGGCGAGGACGCGCACCTGTTCACGGCGACTCGACGCACCGTGACCGTCGACGGTGTCGCCACCGACATCGGTCTGGTGGGGGACGTGACGACGGTGAATCCCGCAGCGGT
This window harbors:
- the argC gene encoding N-acetyl-gamma-glutamyl-phosphate reductase, whose protein sequence is MDSASTSTGTRVAVAGASGYAGGEILRLLLGHPAVLDGRMTIGALTAGGNAGTTLGQHHPHLVPLADRVLVDTDAAALEGHDVVFLGLPHGKSAALAEQLSDSTLIIDCGADFRLTDAAAWDRWYGGEHAGHWPYGMPELPGGRDALVGATRIAVPGCYPTASSLALAPAFAAGMVEPRVTVVAVSGTSGAGRAAKPDLLGSEVMGSVRAYGIAGAHRHTPEITQNLSAIAGTEVIVSFTPVLAPMPRGILATCTAPTTVSASEARAVYEKYCADEPFLHLLPEGQLPQTGSVVGSNAVHLQVAVDEDAGLLVVLAAIDNLTKGTAGAAVQSMNIALGLPESAGLSTVGTAP
- the argJ gene encoding bifunctional glutamate N-acetyltransferase/amino-acid acetyltransferase ArgJ, which produces MTDHSQSSPGAPTRAPGVLVRTQGVTSAAGFRAAGVEAGLRAKGGLDVALVVNEGPDLAAAGVFTLNKIKAAPVLWSQQVLTSGRLRAVVLNSGGANACTGAPGFQDTHRTAEHLASTLSDWGTETGAGEIAVCSTGLIGDRLPMDKVLGGVTEVVHELAGGISGGTDAAYAIMTTDTRPKQAAIHHENGWNVGGMAKGAGMLAPSLATMLCVVTTDAVASADQLDRALRHATAQSFDRLDVDGATSTNDTVLLLASGASGIEAAQEELDAAVLAVCDDLADQLMADAEGVTKRIIVRVGGAESEQDALVAARTIARDSLVKTALFGSDPNWGRVLAAVGIAPVALDPDRIVVSFNGNPVCVDSMGVPGAREVDLSAVDITVEVDLGVGSASASIRTTDLSHAYVEENSAYSS
- the argB gene encoding acetylglutamate kinase — translated: MTSSEPVSAHDTARILAGALPWLQQWTGKVVVVKYGGNAMIDDRLKAAFAADMAFLRTVGIHPVVVHGGGPQITAMLTRLGLVGEFRGGFRVTTPEVMDVVRMVLFGQVGRELVGLINAHGPYAVGISGEDAHLFTATRRTVTVDGVATDIGLVGDVTTVNPAAVHDLIEAGRIPVVSTIAPDADGVVHNINADTAAAALAEALGAQKLVVLTDVEGLYTNWPDRGSLVSEIEADVLAELLPGLDAGMVPKMEACLRAVRGGVPSAHVIDGRLEHSVLLELFTGEGIGTMVHDGSTRGRA